A genomic window from Quercus lobata isolate SW786 chromosome 10, ValleyOak3.0 Primary Assembly, whole genome shotgun sequence includes:
- the LOC115964390 gene encoding UDP-glycosyltransferase 83A1-like, which yields MGSQPHVLVIPFLAQGHVAPLMKLSHQIVGHGIKVTFVSSEFINARLTTTMPMNSPIRLVSLPDGLEPEDDQTDALKQINSFEEVKLDHFKHLIEKINESDDDDRIICVIVDVTVAWAFDVAEKMGIQSATF from the coding sequence ATGGGTAGCCAACCACATGTGCTAGTCATACCATTTCTAGCACAGGGCCATGTTGCCCCACTTATGAAGTTGTCACACCAGATTGTCGGTCATGGGATCAAGGTCACATTTGTTAGCTCTGAGTTCATAAATGCAAGATTAACAACTACAATGCCAATGAATAGCCCGATAAGGCTAGTTTCACTCCCGGATGGTCTAGAACCCGAGGATGATCAAACTGATGCTCTTAAACAGATAAATAGTTTTGAAGAAGTTAAGCTAGATCATTTCAAGCACTTGATTGAGAAAATTAACgaatctgatgatgatgatcgaATCATTTGTGTCATTGTTGATGTAACAGTTGCGTGGGCATTTGATGTTGCTGAGAAGATGGGAATTCAAAGTGCTACATTTTGA